The genomic interval GCCGACGCCGAGCAGATCAGAAAGATCGCCGAGCAGCCGACCGGCGAGTGGATCGGCGCGGAGAACCCGAAGGCGGAAGCCCAGGGCTTCACCGAGGCCGCCGACCGGGCCGGCCGCACCGCCCTCCTGGTCCTCTACAACATCCCGCACCGAGACTGCGGCCAGTACTCCCAGGGCGGCGCGGGCGACGGCGACGCGTACCGAGCCTGGATCGACGCGGTGGCGCAGGGCATCGGGGACCGCTCGGCCACGCTGATCCTGGAACCGGACGCCGTCCTCCACCTGGTGGACGGCTGCACCCCCGCCCAATTCCAGGCGGAGCGCTACGACTTGCTCGCCTACGCGATCACCAAGCTCACGTCCTTGAAGAACACCAAGGTCTACCTGGACGCCGGAAACGCGGGCTGGGGCCACCCCGACGAGATCTACCAGCCCCTCGAACGAGCGGGCCTGGCGAAGGCCGACGGCTTCGCGGTCAACGTCTCCAACTTCTACTCCACCCAGGACTCCATCACCTACGGCAAACAGCTCTCGGCCAAGACCGCCGACAAACACTTCGTCATCGACACCAGCCGCAACGGCAACGGACCGTATACGTCCGGCGACACAGACGAGAACTGGTGCAACCCCCCGGGCAGGGCTCTGGGAGAAACCCCGACCACGAAGACCGCGGACCCCTTGGTGGACGCGTACTTGTGGATCAAACGCCCCGGTGAGTCGGACGGCGAGTGCAAGGGCGGCCCGAAGGCGGGCGACTGGTGGCCGAGCTACGCACTGAGCCTGGCCAAGTCTTCCAACTGACGCACAGCCTCGCGCCCTGCCTTTAGGGGCGCGGGGCTGTATCGATGTGCGGCTCCGCCGCGCGAGCGCGACCAGCCCCCACGCACCCGCACCCAAAAAACGACCCCTACGGCACCTTCACCCAGACCGCCTTACTCGGCGTCCCTTGATCGTCATCCACAAACAGCATGTACCACCCCGACTGCACCAGATTCCGATCCTTCGGCACAGTAACCGTGATCTTGTTGCCCGCAGTCTTGAAGTCCAACGCGATGGACCGCTGATCAACATCCGTGACATGTGTGGACGCGCTCGGCCGAATCAACCGCACCTTCTTGATCGAAGACGCATGCGCCGAGGTAAACGCCCCAGACGCCCCCCGAGCAATGGACCCCGGCCCCCCGGAAAGATCCGGCCGAGAATCCCGGTAAAGATACGGCGGCGTATAAATCTCGATCCGCTGCTCAAAGACCCCCGCCTTCGTGTCCCCCTTGTCCGCGTACAACGGATTCGACCCGAAGAACATCACCCGCCCGTCCGGCAACAGAATCGACCCGGAGTGATAGTTCCGCCCGACCAGCGGATCGGCGACCTCCTCGAAACTGTTCGTGTCCGGGTGATACAGCCGAGCCTGAAGGATGTCGGACTCACCACGCCCCCGATAATCCTCGGACCCACCCGACACAAGCACCGTGTCATCAGGCAGGATCGAGGTCTGCGGATACCGAGTCCCCTTCTCCAGCGAGGGCCCGTCCACAAACTTGGGATCGGCGTCCTTCAGGTCAACGAGCCGAGTCTTGGCGGTCGACAACTTCGACTC from Streptomyces sp. NBC_01288 carries:
- a CDS encoding glycoside hydrolase family 6 protein; its protein translation is MYGSQGTPVSFGTRTSALVLGAALLMAGCSSSGGGDRKPDAGAKITQQPDGADPIWVNPDTNAARQVATYVNAGKTADAEQIRKIAEQPTGEWIGAENPKAEAQGFTEAADRAGRTALLVLYNIPHRDCGQYSQGGAGDGDAYRAWIDAVAQGIGDRSATLILEPDAVLHLVDGCTPAQFQAERYDLLAYAITKLTSLKNTKVYLDAGNAGWGHPDEIYQPLERAGLAKADGFAVNVSNFYSTQDSITYGKQLSAKTADKHFVIDTSRNGNGPYTSGDTDENWCNPPGRALGETPTTKTADPLVDAYLWIKRPGESDGECKGGPKAGDWWPSYALSLAKSSN